The following are encoded in a window of Sinomonas cyclohexanicum genomic DNA:
- a CDS encoding YdeI/OmpD-associated family protein has product MAPELPELLVPDAAAWRGWLAEHHADSPGVWLVLHKKGGTVTGLQYEPAVLEALCFGWIDGQLRTRDAESSAIRFTPRTRTSVWSKTNVERVGRLEAEGRMTDAGRRVVDAAKADGRWERAYGGAATAEVPEDLAAAIAAVPEAQAMFDVLTSTNRFALIYRTTTVKRPETRARKIAEYVDMLARHETIYPQKKRP; this is encoded by the coding sequence ATGGCCCCCGAGCTGCCCGAACTCCTCGTCCCCGACGCGGCCGCCTGGCGCGGCTGGCTCGCCGAGCACCACGCCGACAGCCCCGGGGTGTGGCTCGTGCTGCACAAGAAGGGCGGGACCGTCACCGGGCTGCAGTACGAGCCGGCCGTGCTCGAGGCGCTGTGCTTCGGATGGATCGATGGGCAGCTGCGGACCCGGGATGCGGAGAGCTCCGCGATCCGCTTCACCCCGCGGACCCGGACCAGCGTCTGGTCCAAGACGAACGTGGAGCGGGTCGGGCGCCTCGAGGCCGAGGGGCGGATGACCGATGCTGGGCGTCGTGTCGTCGACGCGGCCAAGGCCGACGGCCGGTGGGAGCGCGCCTACGGAGGGGCCGCCACTGCCGAGGTTCCCGAGGACCTCGCGGCCGCCATCGCCGCCGTGCCCGAGGCGCAGGCGATGTTCGACGTCCTGACCTCCACCAACCGGTTCGCGCTCATCTACCGGACCACGACCGTCAAGCGGCCCGAGACGCGGGCGCGGAAGATCGCCGAATACGTGGACATGCTCGCGCGGCACGAGACGATCTACCCGCAGAAGAAGCGCCCCTGA
- a CDS encoding acylphosphatase: MPLFRRHGTHGPDAPRAAGSPGAIGTSDGPARLEARVSGIVQGVGFRYWTLAEAEKRGLVGSAGNLPDGTVQVVAEGPRAGVEGLLAWLRSGETPGRVDRVDAGFAPATGEFSRFSLF; encoded by the coding sequence ATGCCGCTCTTCCGTCGCCACGGTACGCACGGTCCCGACGCCCCTCGCGCCGCTGGCTCGCCGGGCGCCATCGGCACCTCTGACGGGCCTGCGCGGCTCGAGGCCAGGGTCTCGGGGATCGTGCAGGGGGTCGGGTTCCGGTACTGGACGCTCGCGGAAGCGGAGAAGCGCGGGCTCGTGGGCTCCGCGGGGAACCTGCCGGACGGGACCGTGCAGGTCGTGGCGGAGGGCCCCCGCGCCGGCGTTGAGGGGCTGCTGGCATGGCTACGCTCGGGCGAGACGCCGGGGCGCGTGGACCGCGTGGACGCGGGGTTCGCGCCCGCGACGGGGGAGTTCAGCCGATTCAGCCTGTTCTGA
- a CDS encoding glycogen debranching N-terminal domain-containing protein: protein MSELLQPSLHRQHVSVAAPSQVWVGADGRLAPDPAGLTGVFHADTRFLDHALVTVDGVEPQAVGVAADGSRLTVDGLARNIAGPTLDPAVRVVQMWTVTPGLVRHRVELSTSLPELACTLAVHLGADFAPMDAVRVGGDVAPVEPAHDAARLAWAADGRTAVVTPATPGARIVTAIDVDSDDTDGFPSGHPSLVWSAALRRGVPFAAEWSVTLEDAGAVVRPAPGGEAAVAPESRPGPAGRLEAASLRQLAGLRLVTTRAPEAPFLAAGAPWYFTLFGRDSLWAARLMLPHDSALAAGTLRALAAYQGSERVVESAEEPGKIPHEIRARELVVSHGPGGDQLRLPPVYYGTVDATALWLCLLGELWGTGRAPDAVRALLPAARRAADWLLGAATGPAGFLAYRDESGHGLSNQGWKDSADAMQFMDGRRAEGPIALAEVQGYAHQAALAAADLFEELREPGGGSGLRAKAGELREFAGALRDRFRESFWVHDGAGPFPAMALDGAGTPLDSPGSNMGHLLGTGLLDPAESRLVVDRLLGPELFSGYGIRTLSTAAAGYWPLSYHCGSVWAHDTAIAVRGMLAEGFRAEAATVARGLLRAAESFGGSLPELFSGVGADASGIALAYPAACHPQAWSAASAVVVARALAPAGRLP, encoded by the coding sequence ATGAGCGAGCTCCTCCAGCCGTCCCTGCACCGCCAGCACGTCTCCGTGGCCGCCCCTTCGCAAGTGTGGGTCGGCGCGGACGGGCGCCTCGCCCCGGACCCTGCGGGGCTCACCGGGGTGTTCCACGCGGACACGCGCTTCCTCGACCACGCCCTCGTGACGGTGGACGGCGTCGAGCCGCAGGCGGTGGGCGTTGCCGCGGACGGCAGCCGCCTCACCGTGGACGGGCTCGCGAGGAACATTGCCGGGCCCACGCTCGACCCCGCCGTGCGGGTGGTCCAGATGTGGACCGTCACGCCAGGGCTGGTGCGGCACCGGGTCGAGCTCTCGACGTCCCTGCCCGAGCTCGCCTGCACACTCGCCGTGCACCTCGGCGCGGACTTCGCGCCGATGGACGCGGTGCGGGTGGGCGGCGACGTCGCGCCGGTGGAGCCCGCGCACGACGCCGCCCGGCTCGCCTGGGCGGCCGACGGCAGGACCGCCGTGGTCACCCCGGCGACGCCGGGGGCGCGCATCGTGACCGCGATCGACGTGGACTCCGACGACACGGACGGGTTCCCCTCGGGGCACCCGTCGCTCGTCTGGTCCGCGGCGCTGCGCCGGGGTGTGCCGTTCGCCGCGGAGTGGAGCGTCACGCTCGAGGACGCGGGCGCCGTCGTGCGTCCGGCCCCGGGCGGGGAGGCCGCGGTCGCCCCGGAGTCGCGGCCCGGGCCCGCCGGCCGTCTCGAGGCCGCGTCGCTGCGCCAGCTCGCGGGGCTGCGCCTGGTCACGACGCGCGCACCCGAGGCGCCGTTCCTCGCGGCCGGGGCACCGTGGTACTTCACGCTGTTCGGGCGCGATTCGCTGTGGGCCGCGCGGCTCATGCTCCCGCACGATTCCGCGCTCGCTGCCGGAACGCTCCGGGCGCTCGCGGCGTACCAGGGGTCGGAGCGGGTCGTGGAGTCGGCGGAGGAACCGGGGAAGATCCCGCACGAGATCCGCGCCCGCGAGCTCGTGGTGTCCCACGGGCCCGGCGGCGACCAGCTGCGCCTCCCTCCCGTCTACTACGGCACCGTCGACGCGACGGCGCTGTGGCTGTGCCTCCTCGGGGAGCTGTGGGGCACGGGGCGCGCGCCCGACGCCGTCCGGGCGCTCCTGCCCGCCGCCCGCCGGGCCGCGGACTGGCTCCTCGGTGCGGCTACCGGCCCGGCCGGGTTCCTCGCGTACCGCGACGAGTCCGGCCACGGCCTGAGCAATCAGGGTTGGAAGGACTCGGCGGACGCGATGCAGTTCATGGACGGGCGCCGCGCCGAGGGGCCCATTGCCCTCGCGGAGGTGCAGGGGTATGCCCATCAGGCGGCGCTCGCGGCCGCGGACCTGTTCGAGGAGCTGCGCGAGCCCGGCGGTGGGTCCGGGCTGCGGGCCAAGGCCGGGGAGCTGCGCGAGTTCGCCGGCGCGCTGCGGGACCGGTTCCGGGAATCGTTCTGGGTGCACGACGGCGCCGGGCCGTTCCCGGCGATGGCGCTCGACGGCGCCGGCACTCCCCTCGACTCGCCCGGCTCAAACATGGGGCACCTGTTGGGCACCGGCCTGCTCGATCCGGCCGAGTCGCGGCTCGTGGTGGACCGGCTGCTGGGGCCCGAGCTCTTCAGCGGGTATGGGATCCGGACGCTCTCCACGGCCGCCGCGGGGTACTGGCCCCTGAGCTATCACTGCGGGTCCGTGTGGGCGCACGACACGGCAATCGCCGTCCGCGGCATGCTCGCCGAGGGGTTCCGCGCCGAGGCTGCGACCGTGGCCCGGGGGCTGCTGCGGGCGGCGGAGTCGTTCGGCGGGTCACTGCCCGAGCTGTTCTCGGGGGTCGGGGCCGACGCCTCGGGCATTGCCCTCGCGTACCCCGCGGCGTGCCATCCGCAGGCGTGGAGCGCGGCCTCGGCCGTGGTGGTGGCCCGGGCCCTCGCCCCGGCGGGAAGGCTGCCGTAG
- a CDS encoding NUDIX hydrolase family protein: MAVRTPDPYPGWLSPEDLYEARNRLPMLYVEALPVRLDPLGYVNEVGLLLQADDEGNMMRSLVSGRVLYKETIRAALLRHLEKDLGPLALPQLPVSPVPFTVVEYFPSPSQTGFTDERQHAVSLAYVIPVTGECQPRQDALELTWMSPAEVLSGPVQMEFVGGRGELVRQALAFAGIAP; encoded by the coding sequence ATGGCAGTTCGCACCCCCGACCCGTATCCCGGCTGGCTCTCCCCCGAGGACCTCTACGAGGCGCGGAACCGGCTGCCCATGCTGTACGTCGAGGCGCTGCCCGTGCGCCTCGACCCGCTCGGGTACGTCAACGAGGTGGGGCTCCTCCTCCAGGCGGACGACGAGGGCAACATGATGCGCTCCTTGGTCTCCGGCCGTGTGCTGTACAAGGAGACCATCCGGGCCGCGCTGCTGCGCCACCTCGAGAAGGACCTCGGCCCGCTCGCGCTCCCGCAGCTTCCCGTCAGCCCGGTGCCGTTCACGGTGGTCGAGTACTTCCCCTCGCCCTCGCAGACCGGGTTCACCGACGAGCGGCAGCACGCCGTCTCGCTCGCCTATGTCATCCCGGTCACGGGCGAGTGCCAGCCGCGCCAGGATGCGCTCGAGCTGACGTGGATGTCCCCGGCCGAGGTGCTCAGCGGGCCGGTGCAGATGGAGTTCGTAGGCGGGCGGGGGGAGCTCGTCCGCCAGGCGCTCGCGTTCGCCGGGATCGCGCCCTAG
- a CDS encoding DUF6707 family protein, which yields MHDSSGPHERPGTPEFHEIDAHELKPGLRLLLPEEHDVARGNDSAGGGDGTGGTDPGDGGDPRSAEVLEVDTVMDDYGNPALYFAVLDNHMNLRVAHGARVKVSRGKAPRPADLLFSGRATPAAVGSRDAAVGSRDAAVGSRDAQAAGAPEPAAVDPVAVAPARPAAPLRGPSEITLDTGDVVIVPGAAPAGPNGARPDLVARIPAQDEKPEELMVRIDGEHPGRHAVHDLTQRLARGINLKSGACLRDLHDLAYELYVGQEDPDAALKVADLLAVLPYDGNPARWSSIESTLGLAAHLAREGGDEDRAAAYGELLRAPDTSETDPFRAKMAERVRERALNQPNLYDKEVERAVGAKDHAEERAWRMLRLGSLLHLRAHGGSTAFPLDELDRRIDVELDAVRG from the coding sequence ATGCACGACAGCTCGGGGCCGCACGAGCGGCCCGGAACCCCTGAGTTCCACGAGATCGACGCCCACGAGCTCAAGCCCGGCCTGCGGTTGCTCCTGCCCGAGGAGCACGACGTTGCCCGCGGCAATGACAGTGCGGGCGGCGGCGATGGAACCGGCGGCACAGATCCCGGCGATGGCGGGGACCCGCGCAGCGCCGAGGTCCTCGAGGTGGACACCGTGATGGACGACTACGGGAACCCGGCCCTGTACTTCGCGGTCCTGGACAACCACATGAACCTGCGGGTGGCGCACGGGGCGCGCGTCAAGGTCAGCCGCGGCAAGGCCCCCCGACCCGCCGATCTTCTGTTCTCCGGCCGCGCCACCCCCGCCGCGGTCGGGTCCCGCGACGCCGCGGTCGGGTCCCGTGACGCCGCGGTCGGGTCCCGTGACGCCCAGGCCGCGGGCGCCCCCGAGCCCGCCGCGGTAGACCCGGTGGCCGTGGCCCCTGCCAGGCCGGCTGCTCCGCTTCGCGGGCCCTCGGAGATCACGCTGGACACGGGCGACGTCGTGATCGTTCCAGGCGCCGCTCCGGCCGGCCCGAACGGCGCGCGCCCCGACCTCGTGGCGCGCATCCCGGCTCAGGACGAGAAGCCCGAGGAGCTCATGGTGCGCATCGATGGGGAGCACCCCGGGAGGCATGCCGTCCACGACCTCACGCAGCGCCTCGCGAGGGGCATCAACCTCAAGTCGGGCGCATGTCTGAGGGACCTCCACGACCTCGCCTACGAGCTGTACGTGGGGCAGGAGGATCCGGACGCCGCGCTCAAGGTCGCGGACCTCCTCGCCGTCCTGCCGTACGACGGCAACCCCGCACGCTGGTCCTCGATCGAGTCGACCCTCGGCCTGGCCGCGCACCTCGCCCGGGAGGGCGGCGACGAGGACCGGGCCGCCGCATACGGGGAGCTCCTGCGCGCCCCGGACACCTCGGAGACGGACCCGTTCCGGGCCAAGATGGCCGAGCGCGTCCGCGAGCGGGCCCTCAACCAGCCGAACCTGTATGACAAGGAGGTCGAGCGCGCGGTCGGGGCCAAGGACCACGCCGAGGAACGCGCCTGGCGCATGCTGCGCCTCGGCAGCCTCCTGCACCTGCGCGCGCACGGCGGATCGACGGCCTTCCCCCTCGACGAGCTCGACCGCCGCATCGACGTGGAACTGGACGCCGTCCGCGGCTGA
- a CDS encoding ABC transporter permease, which produces MDQVPATASPAGTPAPGEATTAGEGKRPRPRRGLQRRALPPVGVVLLASLITAASLIPLGFVVATTISTGWDTATALIFRPRTLELLGNTLMLMLITVPLCIVLGVGGAWLVERTSLKGNKVWAVLLAAPLAIPAFVNSYAWVSAVPSLEGVFSGVLIATLSYYPLVYIPAAATLSRMDPAIEQSAASLGLGSWKVFFRVVLPQLRIAIAGGALLVALHLLAEYGAFAMIRFDTFTTAIMEQYRSTFNGAAGNMLASVLVTVCLVLLVIEARLRGNARYARIGSGAQAAPTRLRLGAWEAPAQIGLLGLAVLAVGVPLWMTVTWAAQGGARIWQTDELAGALGSSLWLGLLGAIVTTVVAFPLAFLADRYAGWLSRALELANYVTSSMPGIVLALAFVTVALRAVPGVYQTTGLLVAAYVLLFLPRALVNLRAGLAQAPKELEESARALGKPPLLAFFRVTLRLAAPAAAGGAALVFLAVINELTATLLLSPLGTKTLATEFWALSSEIDYVGAAPYALLMIAISAPMTYLLFQQSKKAAGQ; this is translated from the coding sequence TTGGATCAGGTCCCAGCCACCGCTTCCCCCGCCGGGACACCGGCGCCGGGCGAGGCGACGACGGCGGGCGAGGGCAAGCGCCCTCGCCCCCGTCGTGGTCTGCAGCGCCGCGCCCTCCCTCCGGTCGGTGTCGTGCTCCTCGCCTCTCTCATCACCGCCGCTTCCCTCATTCCCCTCGGGTTTGTGGTCGCCACGACCATTTCGACCGGCTGGGACACGGCCACGGCGCTCATCTTCCGTCCCCGCACGCTCGAGCTCCTGGGCAACACCCTGATGCTCATGCTCATCACGGTGCCGCTGTGCATCGTGCTCGGGGTCGGCGGCGCGTGGCTCGTGGAGCGGACCTCGCTGAAGGGGAACAAGGTCTGGGCCGTGCTGCTCGCGGCGCCGCTGGCGATCCCGGCATTCGTGAACTCGTACGCGTGGGTCTCCGCGGTGCCCAGCCTCGAGGGCGTGTTCTCCGGGGTCCTCATCGCGACACTCTCGTACTACCCGCTCGTCTACATCCCCGCGGCGGCGACCCTGTCCCGGATGGACCCGGCGATCGAGCAGTCCGCCGCGTCGCTGGGGCTGGGCTCGTGGAAGGTGTTCTTCCGCGTGGTGCTGCCGCAGCTGCGGATCGCCATCGCCGGCGGGGCGCTGCTCGTCGCGCTGCACCTCCTCGCGGAGTACGGCGCGTTCGCGATGATCCGCTTCGACACGTTCACCACCGCGATCATGGAGCAGTACCGCTCCACGTTCAACGGGGCAGCGGGCAACATGCTCGCCTCCGTGCTCGTCACGGTGTGCCTTGTCCTGCTCGTCATCGAGGCGCGGCTGCGCGGGAACGCCCGCTACGCCCGCATCGGATCGGGCGCACAGGCCGCCCCCACGAGACTCCGCCTCGGCGCGTGGGAGGCGCCCGCCCAGATCGGGCTCCTCGGGCTCGCGGTGCTCGCCGTGGGTGTGCCGCTCTGGATGACCGTCACGTGGGCCGCGCAGGGCGGGGCCAGGATCTGGCAGACCGACGAGCTGGCCGGCGCCCTCGGGTCCAGCCTGTGGCTCGGGCTCCTCGGCGCGATCGTGACCACGGTCGTCGCGTTCCCGCTCGCGTTCCTCGCGGACCGGTATGCGGGCTGGCTGTCGCGGGCGCTCGAGCTGGCCAACTACGTCACGAGCTCCATGCCCGGGATCGTGCTGGCCCTCGCATTCGTCACCGTGGCCCTCCGCGCGGTGCCGGGCGTCTACCAGACCACGGGGCTCCTCGTGGCCGCGTACGTCCTGCTGTTCCTTCCGCGGGCCCTCGTGAACCTTCGCGCAGGCCTGGCCCAGGCGCCCAAGGAACTCGAGGAGTCGGCCCGCGCCCTCGGGAAGCCGCCGCTCCTGGCGTTCTTCCGCGTGACCCTGCGCCTCGCCGCGCCGGCCGCCGCGGGGGGCGCGGCCCTGGTGTTCCTGGCCGTCATCAACGAGCTGACGGCCACACTCCTGCTCTCTCCGCTCGGCACCAAGACCCTCGCCACCGAGTTCTGGGCGCTCTCGAGCGAAATCGACTATGTGGGCGCGGCCCCGTACGCGCTCCTCATGATCGCGATCTCCGCCCCCATGACGTACCTGTTGTTCCAGCAGTCCAAGAAAGCAGCCGGACAGTGA
- a CDS encoding phosphatase PAP2 family protein, protein MLHVPAYSRRVAAVLLAAAGIVMFGLLLESIAGDWGLADLDWPILDGLAAHRSAPLTAAAEALRAASGPLVTMGAAAAIALAWGVARRELWRPALLLGASLADFLLVTGARLWVGRARPPAWFEAVGGIDAPAFPAVHTSGALTLLLVALYLAYSRRASARGLGSAAVSAGIVALAVAGCDLYLGRHWLTDVVAAWAISAVVLAAVVWIDALRLPAHAGAARPAGSEVAGSRSPADT, encoded by the coding sequence ATGCTCCACGTCCCTGCGTACTCGAGGCGCGTCGCAGCCGTCCTCCTGGCCGCGGCGGGCATCGTGATGTTCGGGTTGCTCCTCGAATCCATCGCCGGCGACTGGGGCCTCGCCGACCTCGACTGGCCCATCCTCGACGGGCTCGCCGCACACCGCTCCGCCCCCCTCACCGCCGCGGCCGAGGCGCTCCGCGCGGCGTCCGGCCCACTCGTGACGATGGGTGCCGCGGCGGCGATCGCCCTCGCGTGGGGTGTGGCCCGGCGTGAGCTGTGGCGCCCGGCACTGCTCCTCGGCGCGAGCCTCGCGGACTTCCTCCTCGTCACCGGCGCCCGGCTCTGGGTGGGCCGGGCCCGGCCCCCGGCCTGGTTCGAGGCGGTGGGCGGCATCGACGCGCCCGCGTTCCCCGCCGTCCACACCTCGGGGGCCCTCACGCTGCTGCTCGTGGCCCTCTACCTCGCCTACTCGCGGCGGGCAAGCGCGCGGGGCCTCGGGTCCGCGGCGGTGAGCGCGGGGATCGTGGCACTCGCCGTCGCGGGGTGCGACCTCTACCTCGGCCGGCACTGGCTCACCGACGTCGTGGCGGCGTGGGCGATCAGCGCCGTCGTGCTCGCCGCGGTCGTGTGGATCGACGCGCTTCGGCTGCCGGCGCACGCGGGGGCCGCGCGGCCCGCCGGCTCGGAGGTGGCGGGCTCCCGGTCCCCGGCGGACACTTGA
- the mctP gene encoding monocarboxylate uptake permease MctP: protein MSNRPIDWVALVIVILLFLIVAVMGFMAARWRRSKEETGLHSLDEWGLGGRGFGTWITWFLLGGDLYTAYTFVAVPAAMWATGAVSGFFAVPYTIVLYPIIFIIMSRLWSVSHRHGYVTSADFVGGRYGSRWLSLAVAVTGIVATMPYIALQLVGIKAVLTVLGLGSPDNALLTDLPLIIAFVVLAAYTYTSGLRAPAMIAVVKDLLIYLAVIVAVIYLPIKFGGWDTIFGAAQTKLATPSPATGKASGVFIPTEGSYSAYWTLALGSAMALFMYPHSVTGVLASKARNTIRRNAAILPLYSLMLGFLALLGFVAIKAGTKPIDLDGKVNPQLVVPQLFLDHFPSWFAGIALAAIAIGALVPAAIMSIAAANLFTRNVYRDFFRPDADPKTEANISKIVSLVVKVGALIFVIAMDQSAAINMQLLGGIWILQTFPAVVAGLYTRWFDRWALLIGWAVGIIFGTVSAYNVVNPSTGAHFGGSVAAIPGTSFSVYIAVSAFSLNLIVAVLLTLVFRAFKVPQGVDATRSSDYGADETDPKVKQIEATAGPTGPVA from the coding sequence ATGAGCAACCGTCCGATCGACTGGGTCGCGCTCGTCATCGTGATCCTGCTGTTCCTCATCGTGGCGGTCATGGGGTTCATGGCAGCACGCTGGCGGAGGTCCAAGGAGGAGACCGGCCTGCACAGCCTCGACGAATGGGGCCTGGGCGGCCGCGGGTTCGGCACCTGGATCACGTGGTTCCTGCTAGGCGGCGACCTCTACACGGCCTACACGTTCGTGGCCGTGCCCGCCGCCATGTGGGCCACGGGCGCGGTGAGCGGCTTCTTCGCCGTTCCGTACACGATCGTGCTGTACCCGATCATCTTCATCATCATGAGCCGCCTCTGGTCCGTCTCGCACCGTCACGGGTACGTCACGAGCGCTGACTTCGTGGGCGGGCGCTACGGGAGCCGATGGCTGTCCCTCGCGGTCGCCGTGACGGGCATCGTCGCGACCATGCCCTACATCGCCCTGCAGCTTGTGGGCATCAAGGCGGTCCTGACCGTCCTGGGGCTCGGCAGCCCGGACAACGCGCTCTTGACCGACCTGCCGCTGATCATCGCGTTCGTGGTCCTGGCCGCCTACACGTACACGTCGGGGCTGCGCGCGCCGGCCATGATCGCCGTGGTGAAGGACCTGCTCATCTACCTCGCAGTGATCGTGGCCGTGATCTACCTGCCGATCAAGTTCGGCGGCTGGGACACGATCTTCGGGGCCGCGCAGACCAAGCTCGCCACCCCGAGCCCGGCCACTGGCAAGGCGTCCGGCGTCTTCATCCCGACCGAGGGCAGCTACTCGGCGTACTGGACGCTCGCGCTCGGCTCAGCGATGGCGCTGTTCATGTACCCGCACTCGGTCACGGGCGTGCTCGCGTCCAAGGCGCGCAACACGATCCGCCGCAACGCCGCGATCCTGCCGCTGTACTCGCTCATGCTCGGGTTCCTCGCGCTGCTGGGCTTCGTGGCGATCAAGGCCGGGACCAAGCCGATCGACCTCGATGGGAAGGTCAACCCGCAGCTTGTGGTGCCGCAGCTGTTCCTGGACCACTTCCCCTCGTGGTTCGCGGGCATCGCGCTGGCCGCGATCGCGATCGGCGCCCTCGTGCCGGCCGCGATCATGTCCATCGCCGCGGCCAACCTGTTCACGCGCAACGTGTACCGGGACTTCTTCCGGCCGGACGCGGATCCCAAGACCGAGGCGAACATCTCCAAGATCGTCTCGCTCGTGGTCAAGGTGGGGGCACTCATCTTCGTCATCGCCATGGACCAGTCCGCGGCGATCAACATGCAGCTCCTCGGCGGCATCTGGATCCTGCAGACGTTCCCGGCCGTCGTGGCGGGCCTGTACACGCGGTGGTTCGACCGGTGGGCGCTGCTCATCGGCTGGGCGGTGGGCATCATCTTCGGCACCGTCTCGGCGTACAACGTGGTCAACCCGTCCACGGGCGCGCACTTCGGCGGGTCGGTCGCGGCGATCCCCGGGACGAGCTTCAGCGTCTACATCGCCGTGTCCGCGTTCTCGCTCAACCTCATCGTTGCCGTGCTGCTCACGCTCGTCTTCCGGGCGTTCAAGGTGCCGCAGGGCGTGGATGCCACGCGGTCGTCCGACTACGGCGCGGACGAGACGGACCCGAAGGTCAAGCAGATCGAGGCCACGGCGGGACCGACGGGCCCGGTCGCGTAG
- a CDS encoding MBL fold metallo-hydrolase, with amino-acid sequence MADDVTPYRDGPATRWVASSALTRYRLAPNPGPMSLDGTNSYVIAAPGSDSVVVVDPGPLDDEHLAELAGTGHVELIVLTHHHPDHTEAAEEFHRLTGAPVRARDAALCLGAGPLDDGERLDAAGVRIDVLATPGHTADSICLHLPDDGEQGAVLTGDTILGRGTTVIVFPDGRLGDYLATLRRLEALGPATVLPAHGPVLPDLAQIAGAYLAHREERLDQVRAALAHLGQDASIAAVTDAVYTDIDASVRGAAENSVAAQLDYLRGWA; translated from the coding sequence ATGGCCGACGACGTGACCCCCTACCGCGACGGGCCCGCCACCCGGTGGGTCGCCAGCTCCGCGCTGACCCGGTACCGCCTCGCCCCGAACCCCGGGCCGATGAGCCTGGATGGGACGAACTCGTACGTGATCGCGGCTCCGGGATCGGACTCGGTGGTCGTCGTGGACCCGGGACCGCTCGACGACGAGCACCTCGCTGAGCTCGCGGGAACCGGGCACGTGGAGCTCATCGTCCTGACCCACCACCATCCGGACCACACCGAGGCCGCCGAGGAGTTCCACCGCCTGACCGGCGCCCCGGTCCGAGCGAGAGATGCGGCCCTGTGCCTCGGCGCCGGCCCGCTCGACGACGGCGAGCGCCTTGACGCCGCGGGCGTGCGGATCGACGTCCTCGCCACGCCCGGGCACACCGCGGACTCGATCTGCCTCCACCTCCCCGACGACGGCGAACAGGGCGCCGTCCTCACCGGGGACACCATCCTGGGCCGTGGGACCACGGTCATCGTGTTCCCGGACGGCCGCCTCGGCGACTACCTCGCGACGCTGCGCAGGCTCGAGGCCCTCGGCCCGGCCACGGTGCTGCCGGCCCATGGGCCAGTTCTCCCGGACCTCGCACAGATAGCCGGCGCGTACCTCGCCCACCGCGAGGAGCGGCTCGATCAGGTGCGCGCGGCCCTCGCGCACCTCGGGCAGGACGCCTCCATCGCCGCCGTCACCGACGCCGTCTACACGGACATCGACGCGAGCGTGCGCGGTGCCGCCGAGAACTCCGTCGCGGCGCAGCTGGACTACCTGCGCGGCTGGGCGTAG
- a CDS encoding ABC transporter ATP-binding protein, which produces MTEQTPTPVSSARLPEPRVSPQIAQTADHHLDIEGVTKNFGHQLVLKGINLSVARGGTTAIVGPSGSGKTTLLRLIAGFEAPDTGRILMDGREVAGSTWVPAHRRNIGYVAQDGALFPHLSVGQNVAFGLDRDKFRGRKAVAGRVEELLDMVALDGSYARRRPHQLSGGQQQRIALARAMACEPEVMLLDEPFSALDAGLRVATRRAIGKVLHDAGVTTILVTHDQAEALSFADQVAVMRGGKLAQIGNPFVVYTRPADRSTAEFLGDAVILEAWLEGSLAMCSLGAIPVRRPPAQGRVQIMLRPEQIRIAADSRIHGTVLDWDYFGPESSVRIKLPERPADPRIPGGGEIITIRHWNAAMARAGMDLALKVIGEGVAFPLE; this is translated from the coding sequence GTGACCGAACAGACCCCCACCCCCGTCAGCTCGGCCCGACTGCCGGAGCCGCGCGTCTCCCCGCAGATCGCCCAGACGGCGGACCACCACCTCGACATCGAGGGCGTCACCAAGAACTTCGGGCACCAGCTGGTGCTCAAGGGCATCAACCTGTCCGTGGCCCGCGGGGGCACGACGGCGATCGTGGGACCGAGCGGGTCGGGCAAGACCACGCTCCTGCGCCTCATCGCCGGGTTCGAGGCCCCTGACACGGGCCGGATCCTCATGGACGGGCGCGAGGTCGCCGGATCCACCTGGGTGCCCGCGCACCGGCGCAACATCGGCTACGTGGCGCAGGACGGCGCACTCTTCCCGCACCTGTCCGTGGGGCAGAACGTGGCGTTCGGCCTCGATCGGGACAAGTTCCGCGGGCGCAAGGCCGTCGCGGGGCGGGTCGAGGAGCTCCTGGACATGGTGGCCCTGGACGGCTCCTACGCCAGGCGCCGCCCGCACCAGCTCTCCGGCGGGCAGCAGCAGCGCATCGCGCTGGCCCGCGCGATGGCCTGCGAGCCGGAGGTCATGCTCCTGGACGAGCCGTTCTCCGCGCTCGACGCCGGCCTCCGCGTCGCCACCCGCCGCGCGATCGGCAAGGTCCTGCACGACGCCGGCGTCACCACCATCCTCGTCACCCACGATCAGGCCGAGGCGCTCTCCTTCGCCGACCAGGTCGCGGTGATGCGCGGCGGGAAGCTCGCGCAGATCGGCAACCCGTTCGTCGTGTACACCCGGCCCGCCGACCGCTCCACCGCCGAGTTCCTCGGCGACGCCGTGATCCTCGAGGCATGGCTCGAGGGGTCCCTCGCGATGTGCTCGCTCGGGGCGATCCCCGTGCGCCGCCCGCCGGCGCAGGGCCGTGTGCAGATCATGCTGCGCCCCGAGCAGATCCGCATCGCCGCCGACTCCCGCATCCACGGCACCGTCCTGGACTGGGACTACTTCGGTCCCGAGTCGTCGGTGCGGATCAAGCTGCCCGAGCGCCCTGCTGACCCTCGCATTCCCGGCGGCGGCGAGATCATCACGATCCGCCACTGGAATGCCGCCATGGCCCGCGCGGGGATGGACCTCGCGCTCAAGGTCATCGGCGAGGGCGTCGCCTTCCCGCTCGAGTAG